CGGCGATAGCCCCCAGCTCGACGTTCTTCGCCGGCGGAGCGCCGGCCAGCGGATTGCCGAGCCAGGCCACCGCCGCGCCCCAGCCGGCGACGCCGCAGGTGGGATCGGCCGCCGCCGCGGCCTCGAACCCCTTGATGGCGTGCTGGAACCAGAAGGAGTGTAGCAGCGCCACCGCCCTGGTGAACTCGGCTTGGGCCGCCGGGCTACACGAGGTCGGGAAGTTCACGGTGCCCAGCTTCTCCGTGGCCGCGCCCGACAGCGCAAGGAGCAGCACCAGCGCCATTGCTATCGCTGACACACGCATCGTCGTCCTCCTTCCCCACTCGCGTGGGGGACTGAACCGGTCCTGCCCATAGGCACACGCCGTGCCGGGGCTCTGGTACGGCACGGTGCGGACTTACCGCAGGGGCCACTGAACGCGGGCGGGCACAGTGCCCGATGCCGGGCAAAGTGCCGGGGCGCACCGGGAACGGCCTCGAGCATCTGCTGCCGCCGCGTGTCCGCGAAGAGAGGATCCGCCGTGAAGCCCACGATCTCGCCCCTTCGGGGCCCGCCGCAGGGTACGCTCGACGGCCATAGCCAGCGCGACCAGAATCGCCCCGGAGCCGATCAGCACGGCCCACGGGGGACGACGTGTGTCGCAGCGTGACCAGCGAGAGGGCGAGCAGCACGATGCCCGTGTCCACGAACGTATGCCGTGATTGCCACGCCCGCCCGAGAATCACCAGGGGCAAGAGGGAAAAAATATTCCTACCGGCTGCCAGTTCGCGCGGCAGGCACCCCGGTACGGTACGATACTCCCCGTGAGCCGAGAGGAACTCTCTGGCGGCGTGTTTCCGACCATCGGCGACGCCCGCAGCCATCTGGCCGCGATCGTCGCCTCCGCCGACGATGCCATCGTCAGCAAGAGCCTCGACGGCGTGATCCTGTCGTGGAACCGTGGCGCCGAGCGGATGTTCGGCTGGACGGCGGCGGAGGCCATCGGTCGCCACATCACATTGATCATTCCCGAGGAGCGACACGCCGAAGAAGCGGACATCCTGGCGCGGATCCGGCAGGGCGAGGGCATCGATCACTTCGAGACCGTGCGGGTGACCAAGGACCGCCGCCGTCTCAGCATCTCGCTCAGTGTGTCGCCGATCAAGGACGCGACCGGGCGCGTCGTGGGCGCGTCCAAGATCGCGCGCGACATGACGGAGCGCCGCCGCCTCGAGGACGAACGCGACCGCTTGCTGATCGAGGCCGAAGCATCCAACCGCGCCAAGGACCATCTGCTGGCCACCGTCTCGCACGAGCTACGCACGCCGCTCAACTCAATCCTGGGGTACGCGCGCCTGCTCGAAAACGGGAGCCTGGACGAGGCCGCCCGGCGTCACGCCCTGAGCGTCATCACTCGCAGCGCAACGACCCAGGTCCAGCTCATCGACGACCTGCTGGATCTGTCCCGGCTCGTCACCGGGCGCATGCAGCTGACCTTCGAGAAGTGCGAGTTACCGTCCCTGATCGATGGGGCCCTTGACATCGTCCGGCCGGCCGCCGACGCCAAAGGCATCGCGCTGGTCACGCACTTCGCGCCCGACGTCGGCCCCATCTTGTGCGCGCCGGAGCGGATGCGGCAGATCATCTGGAACCTCGCGATCAATGCCATCAAGTTCACGCCGATCGGGGGGCGTATCGACGTGACGCTGAGGCGGTCCGACATGTACGCCGAGATCGTGGTGACAGACAACGGCGTCGGTATCAGCCCCGAGGCGCTGCCGCATGTCTTCGAGCTCTTCCGTCAGGAAGACGCCTCCAGTACCCGGGCCCACGGCGGTCTGGGCCTCGGACTGGCGCTGGTCAGGTCCATGGCCGAGCTCCATGGCGGGCAGGTGAAGGCCGAGAGCGCCGGGAAGGGCAAGGGAGCAACCTTCACGGTCGCGCTTCCATTAGCCACCATCCGCGGCCCCGATTCCGATTCCCGCGAGAGGTCCCGAGTATGATTCCGTTGGTCCGCTCCGAAGCTTTCCCGCAGCCCCCCGCGGGCGGCCGCCGGCTCCGCGGAGGAGTGGCCGATCGTCCCGGGCGGGACGACCCCCGGCCCGGCGGCCACGACGCCTCCTCGACGCCTCGACCGTCCTGGCCACCACGCAGCCTCGCCGGACTCGCCGTGCTGATCGTCGACGACGACAGCGGCAGTCTCGACTATTTCGGGACGGCGCTGCGAGCGGCGGGGGCGGTGGTTCTGACGGCGTCGACGGCGCCGGAGGCCCTCCGGCTCGTGCAGGACCGGCGCCCGGATGTGGTCCTCAGCGACATCGCCATGCCCGGCAGGGACGGCTACTGGCTGGTCAGCGAGATCCGACGGCTTTCCAGCCCCATCGGTGAGGTGCCGGTCGTGGCGACCACGGCGTACGGGCGCCTGCATCCACGGGAACGAGCGCTGGCGGCCGGGTTCGTCGACCACCTGCCGAAACCGGTGGAGCCCGATGTGCTCTGCATGGCCATCGCGCGCGCCGCGGGGCGCTGAGCCCTCAGACCTCCGGCGGCCAGTAGACGAAGCCGCACCCGGTCTGGGTGCAGTGCGCCGGCACGTAATCGGCGATTCTCGCCGGCCGGTTCATCGCGGCCGCCACGCTGATCCACGCCCGGACCTCGCCCGTGCCCGAACGCACGCTGTCGGAGTCGAATGTGAAGAGATGCTCGAGGGCCGCGAGGTCGTTGCGCTCCAGACGCTCGAGAATCCAGCGATCGAGAGGCTGATCGATCCAGCCGGCGTTGTACATGCCCGGGTAGTGCGACAGGCCGCCGGAGGCGTAGATGGCGATGCGTTCCGGACGGTCGCGGAGGACATCGGCGATCGCCACCCCGAGCTCGGCACACCGCGCGGCGCTGGGCAGCGGCGGATAGTACTCGTTGATGAACACGCAGACCAGGGGGAGGGTGAGCCCGGGATCGATCTCGGGCACGAGATTGGAGACCATGTGGGACACGCCGCGCGCAGGATTACCGCGCGGCTCGAATCGGCCGATGTTGGCGACATCGAAGCCTCGCTTCACCAGCCCCCGCAGCAGATGACGGGCCAGCTGGGCGTGCTGCGGGAAAACCAGCTTCGTCCGTTCCTCGGGCCGGACGCCCAGGGGGTCGCGGGCGCTCCGGCCCCAGAGCGGCTCGTCTCCCGTGTAGATCGAGAAGATGGGGTTGTTCACCTCATCGAACATGTCGCCCTGGTCGTCGCCGATCATGATCAGCGCGTCCGGGCGGAAGGCCTGCAGCTGCTCGCGGAGGACGGCGAAGGCCGCCTCGATGCGCCGAATGTGGCTCTCGATGATGCTGGGCGTGGCGATCTCGGTCCGGGCGCTTTTGGGAAGCTGCTCCCGGGCTTCCGCGGGAATCCGCTCCACGACCCGCGGCCAGTACGCAGCCTTCTGGAACATCATCGGCGCGTGCGACGATGCCAATCCGAGTCCCACCATGACCCGCCTCCTCGCGCCCGGCCAGCCCTCCCGCGAGCGCGTGTTGAGGAGATTCTAGCTCGTCTCGGGGTGGCCGGCACCTCTCCACGGGTGCCTGTTGATCTTCCGGCTATCCACGCTCGAGGCTGCGCTGAGGCAGGCGATTCCGGCGATGTTCCGGACCTCGTTCTTCGTGGAGCAGGGTGGGCTGATCAGCTATGCGCCCAACCAGCAGGCATTGGGCCGCCAGGCGGCGCGCCTGGTGGACAAGATCCTCGAGGGGATCAACCCGGCCACGCTGCCGGTGGAGCAGGCAACCACGTTCGACCTGGTGATCAACCTCAAGACTGCCAAGGCGCTGGGACTGACCATCCCCCAGTCCCTGTTGCTGCGGGCCGACCACCTAATCGAGTAACCGAGGGCTTGGTGATCGAATGACGGTCGTCATCTGGCCGCTCCGGAGCCGTCCGCGCCCGGTTCGCGTCACGAGGCCTTGCGTCCGCTGAAGGCCCGGCACGACCACACGTGGTCGACG
This DNA window, taken from Candidatus Methylomirabilota bacterium, encodes the following:
- a CDS encoding response regulator, which codes for MLIVDDDSGSLDYFGTALRAAGAVVLTASTAPEALRLVQDRRPDVVLSDIAMPGRDGYWLVSEIRRLSSPIGEVPVVATTAYGRLHPRERALAAGFVDHLPKPVEPDVLCMAIARAAGR
- a CDS encoding PAS domain-containing sensor histidine kinase encodes the protein MSREELSGGVFPTIGDARSHLAAIVASADDAIVSKSLDGVILSWNRGAERMFGWTAAEAIGRHITLIIPEERHAEEADILARIRQGEGIDHFETVRVTKDRRRLSISLSVSPIKDATGRVVGASKIARDMTERRRLEDERDRLLIEAEASNRAKDHLLATVSHELRTPLNSILGYARLLENGSLDEAARRHALSVITRSATTQVQLIDDLLDLSRLVTGRMQLTFEKCELPSLIDGALDIVRPAADAKGIALVTHFAPDVGPILCAPERMRQIIWNLAINAIKFTPIGGRIDVTLRRSDMYAEIVVTDNGVGISPEALPHVFELFRQEDASSTRAHGGLGLGLALVRSMAELHGGQVKAESAGKGKGATFTVALPLATIRGPDSDSRERSRV
- a CDS encoding ABC transporter substrate binding protein — protein: MIFRLSTLEAALRQAIPAMFRTSFFVEQGGLISYAPNQQALGRQAARLVDKILEGINPATLPVEQATTFDLVINLKTAKALGLTIPQSLLLRADHLIE